A section of the Paenibacillus aurantius genome encodes:
- a CDS encoding ABC transporter ATP-binding protein, which yields MLEVHQVSKLYTNRRGVEEIDFSMSRGEIVGFLGPNGAGKTTTMRMITGYLNPTRGRIVVDGLSMADHPKKARRKIGYLPETPPLYPEMSVRDYLRFIADLRDVPARDQKARISDVIGRLGLQGREKQIIRSLSKGYKQRLGLAQAILHQPDLLILDEPTSGLDPKQIIEIRQLIRELGENHTVLLSTHILPEVNAICNRVLIINQGRVVLDDKPERIAQTMGETFEVSLEVKGPREIILSEIKRIPHVDTVTELGTEAAGGEAPQASRPEEAFAGAEDPALTAVPETDAADLGTEGLTSEAPEAEGLSDPADPTGLSESPSATGAMSDSDAPDNGQPAGEPETEDAASTVKLQVTARERADLREALFFRMAELGYPILEMRRNRLSLEDIFLKLTTDEPAAAGRIEDGKEDSADA from the coding sequence TTGCTGGAAGTCCATCAAGTCAGCAAATTGTATACGAACCGGCGCGGGGTCGAGGAGATTGACTTCTCGATGAGCCGCGGGGAAATCGTAGGCTTTCTCGGGCCAAACGGGGCGGGCAAGACGACCACCATGCGGATGATTACCGGGTACCTGAACCCGACCCGCGGCCGCATTGTCGTGGACGGGTTGTCCATGGCCGATCACCCGAAGAAGGCAAGACGCAAGATCGGGTACCTGCCCGAAACGCCGCCGCTGTATCCCGAGATGTCCGTTCGGGATTATTTAAGGTTCATCGCGGACCTGCGGGATGTTCCCGCCCGTGATCAGAAGGCCCGCATCTCGGACGTAATCGGCCGATTGGGTCTCCAAGGCCGCGAGAAGCAGATTATCCGCAGCCTGTCGAAGGGGTATAAGCAGCGCCTCGGGCTAGCGCAGGCTATCCTGCATCAGCCCGACCTGCTTATTCTGGACGAGCCGACGTCCGGACTGGACCCGAAGCAGATCATCGAGATCCGGCAGCTGATCCGGGAGCTCGGGGAGAACCATACGGTTCTGCTCAGCACGCACATTTTGCCGGAGGTTAACGCGATCTGCAACCGCGTGCTGATCATCAACCAGGGGCGCGTGGTGCTCGACGACAAGCCGGAACGGATTGCCCAGACGATGGGCGAGACGTTCGAGGTGAGCCTGGAAGTCAAAGGCCCGCGTGAAATCATCCTCAGCGAAATCAAACGGATTCCGCACGTGGATACCGTCACCGAGCTCGGGACGGAAGCAGCCGGCGGGGAAGCCCCGCAAGCCTCCCGTCCGGAAGAGGCCTTTGCCGGAGCAGAGGATCCGGCGCTCACCGCCGTTCCCGAAACCGATGCTGCGGACCTTGGAACAGAGGGACTCACGTCTGAAGCGCCGGAGGCAGAAGGTCTTTCGGATCCGGCGGATCCCACCGGCCTTTCCGAATCGCCTTCCGCAACGGGAGCCATGAGTGATTCGGATGCTCCGGACAATGGCCAGCCCGCAGGGGAACCGGAAACCGAAGACGCGGCTTCCACCGTCAAGCTTCAAGTGACAGCCCGGGAGCGGGCGGACCTGCGGGAAGCGTTGTTCTTCCGTATGGCCGAGCTTGGCTATCCCATTCTTGAGATGCGCCGCAACCGCCTGAGCCTGGAGGATATCTTCCTCAAGCTGACGACGGACGAGCCGGCTGCCGCCGGCCGCATCGAAGACGGAAAGGAGGACTCCGCCGATGCGTAG
- a CDS encoding ABC transporter permease subunit, whose translation MRRTWAIARKELQMYFYSPTAYVAFAFYFLISGFFFSMDFLNSQTVDIRPLFGNFMVVYLFVIPLLTMRLVSDELRHGTDELLLTSPAGIGEIILGKYLAAVIVQFLLVAGALVYPLILSSFGPLDQPVMWLSFLSMFLLGAAMMAVGLFASTLSAHQMVAGIAGFAMLLVLWMIEWMGYSVYTSGKEWLGQFSIAGRTTNLQKGVLDLSDILFYISFIAVFIVLSIQTLERKRWR comes from the coding sequence ATGCGTAGAACCTGGGCCATCGCCCGCAAAGAGCTGCAGATGTACTTTTATTCCCCGACCGCCTATGTGGCGTTCGCGTTTTATTTTCTGATCAGCGGGTTCTTCTTCAGCATGGACTTCCTGAATTCCCAGACGGTGGACATCCGCCCGCTGTTCGGCAATTTTATGGTCGTGTACCTGTTCGTCATTCCGCTCTTGACCATGCGGCTTGTCTCAGATGAGCTTCGCCACGGCACCGACGAGCTTCTCCTGACTTCGCCTGCGGGGATCGGTGAGATCATTCTCGGGAAATACCTGGCAGCCGTGATCGTCCAGTTCCTTCTGGTCGCCGGCGCCTTGGTGTACCCTCTCATCTTGTCCTCGTTCGGCCCGCTGGACCAGCCGGTCATGTGGCTTTCCTTCCTGAGCATGTTCCTGCTCGGCGCCGCCATGATGGCGGTCGGCCTGTTCGCCTCGACCTTGTCCGCCCACCAGATGGTGGCGGGGATCGCGGGCTTCGCGATGCTTCTCGTGCTCTGGATGATCGAGTGGATGGGCTACAGCGTCTACACGTCGGGCAAGGAATGGCTGGGCCAATTCTCCATCGCCGGCCGGACCACCAACCTGCAGAAGGGCGTGCTCGACCTGTCCGATATTCTTTTTTACATCAGCTTTATCGCTGTCTTTATTGTGCTGAGCATTCAAACCCTCGAAAGAAAACGTTGGAGATAG
- a CDS encoding GldG family protein, with protein sequence MKNWIKGTNAVVLSLAVVGIFIVLTVFLHSLKGTQWDLTKNKKFTLSDQTVTMLQKLDKPVHVTAFSDPGQGVVSRQITDLLQEYHKRNNKFTFEEVDPKQKPTLAEKYKIDRYGTIVFELDGQTKNVYADELYASGAAEGSYTFSGEEKFTQAVLSLTSNEKHTVYFLTGHGEMTSANASAFRSSLESEGYTVKDLNLVKEAAIPADAETLFILGPQNDLSEAETKLVQDYVKDKGKLMVALGLAKDMDQWKNWDAVLASVGVKNVKALAVENKKSLSTDPLTIVPEYGAHTITDKLSQQDRITVMPGALALAKDGANADFTATALLHTSTSAYGKTNINELLSKRLTTNDIKQADQDVKGPLDLAYAVENKDGKPKAVVIGNGSFLTNDWLTQQGNRDFVLNSVGWLQEQKNAVTIRPQEEAQMQQVVLTPAQGKSILIGTVGVIPALFLLAGGLIWWRRRAG encoded by the coding sequence GTGAAGAACTGGATCAAAGGCACCAACGCGGTCGTGCTTTCTCTGGCGGTCGTGGGCATTTTTATCGTCCTGACGGTCTTCCTCCATTCGTTGAAGGGGACCCAGTGGGATTTAACCAAGAATAAGAAATTCACCCTGTCGGACCAGACTGTTACGATGCTGCAGAAGCTCGACAAGCCGGTGCATGTCACGGCCTTTTCGGATCCCGGCCAGGGAGTGGTGAGCCGCCAGATCACCGATCTGCTGCAGGAGTACCACAAGCGCAACAACAAGTTCACGTTCGAGGAAGTCGATCCGAAGCAGAAGCCGACGCTCGCCGAGAAATACAAGATTGACCGGTACGGCACGATCGTTTTCGAGCTGGACGGCCAGACGAAGAACGTCTACGCCGACGAATTGTATGCAAGCGGCGCGGCCGAAGGTTCCTATACCTTCTCGGGGGAGGAGAAGTTCACCCAAGCCGTGCTCAGCCTGACCTCGAACGAGAAGCACACCGTGTACTTCCTGACGGGCCATGGGGAAATGACCTCTGCTAACGCGAGCGCCTTCCGCAGCTCTCTGGAGTCCGAGGGCTACACCGTCAAGGACCTGAACCTGGTGAAGGAAGCGGCCATTCCGGCCGATGCCGAGACTCTCTTTATTCTGGGGCCGCAGAACGACCTGAGCGAGGCGGAGACAAAGCTTGTTCAGGACTATGTGAAGGATAAGGGCAAGCTGATGGTCGCCCTCGGGCTCGCGAAGGATATGGACCAATGGAAGAACTGGGATGCCGTCCTCGCTTCCGTAGGGGTGAAGAACGTAAAGGCCCTTGCCGTCGAGAACAAAAAGTCCCTCTCGACCGATCCGTTGACGATCGTGCCGGAGTACGGGGCCCATACGATTACCGATAAGCTGTCGCAGCAGGACCGCATCACCGTCATGCCCGGTGCTTTGGCTCTGGCCAAGGATGGGGCGAACGCCGATTTCACGGCGACGGCTCTGCTCCACACCTCCACCAGTGCATACGGCAAAACGAATATAAATGAGCTGCTCAGCAAGCGCCTGACCACGAATGACATCAAGCAGGCGGATCAGGATGTGAAAGGACCGCTTGATCTGGCCTATGCCGTCGAGAACAAGGACGGCAAGCCTAAGGCGGTTGTCATCGGCAACGGCAGCTTCCTGACCAACGATTGGCTTACCCAGCAGGGCAACCGCGACTTCGTGCTTAACAGCGTCGGCTGGCTGCAGGAGCAGAAGAACGCCGTCACGATCCGTCCTCAGGAGGAAGCCCAGATGCAGCAGGTCGTCCTCACCCCGGCCCAAGGCAAATCGATTCTGATCGGCACGGTCGGCGTGATTCCCGCGCTCTTCCTGCTGGCCGGAGGCTTGATCTGGTGGAGGAGGAGAGCCGGATGA
- a CDS encoding DUF4340 domain-containing protein has product MKRLLPTLILVVLCIGGFWYASSKDYFKAPSDEASKQLLTLAEGDVQSLSYSDGQDAVEIARKDDTWEMKKPSPLPLNSYLVEGWIGTLSSMTYDSKVTDNAADLAEYGLAQPKQEYQVTLKDGSVRKLLVGRPMPVPGSSYVKLDNSPAVYEVSDTNLQNLAKAPLDFMDKQAVKVNVEKVKTVQFDWKGTSWKLEKAESDKSVFESTWKIGAKELKPEEGSGILTQLTNLSTEQLVKPASEVAVNAPELTIVVTEEDGGKTTSSTFHGKLDKDNVWIVKEGGAWAYSVPAASLQEIADKGKA; this is encoded by the coding sequence ATGAAGCGTCTCCTTCCTACCCTCATTCTGGTGGTGCTCTGCATCGGAGGCTTCTGGTATGCCTCGAGCAAAGATTACTTCAAGGCCCCATCCGACGAAGCTTCGAAGCAGCTTCTGACCTTGGCGGAAGGGGACGTTCAGTCCCTTTCCTATTCGGATGGACAGGACGCGGTGGAGATTGCCCGCAAGGACGACACCTGGGAAATGAAAAAGCCTTCCCCGCTTCCGCTTAATTCCTACCTGGTGGAGGGATGGATCGGCACCCTTTCGTCTATGACGTACGACAGCAAGGTGACGGACAATGCAGCCGATTTGGCCGAGTACGGCCTCGCACAGCCGAAGCAGGAGTACCAGGTGACGCTGAAGGACGGATCCGTCCGCAAGCTCCTCGTGGGCCGTCCGATGCCCGTGCCGGGCAGCTCGTATGTGAAGCTGGATAATTCGCCGGCGGTCTATGAGGTGAGCGATACGAACCTGCAGAACCTCGCCAAAGCCCCGCTCGATTTTATGGACAAGCAAGCCGTCAAAGTAAACGTCGAGAAGGTCAAGACCGTGCAGTTCGACTGGAAGGGCACATCCTGGAAGCTCGAGAAGGCCGAGTCGGACAAATCGGTGTTCGAAAGCACGTGGAAGATCGGGGCTAAGGAGCTTAAGCCCGAAGAGGGCTCCGGTATTCTGACGCAGCTCACGAATCTCTCGACGGAGCAGCTGGTGAAGCCGGCGTCCGAGGTTGCGGTGAATGCTCCGGAGCTTACGATAGTCGTAACGGAGGAAGACGGGGGCAAGACGACCTCATCCACCTTCCACGGCAAGCTGGATAAGGATAACGTCTGGATCGTCAAGGAAGGAGGAGCCTGGGCCTACTCGGTGCCCGCCGCTTCCCTCCAGGAGATCGCCGATAAGGGCAAGGCGTAA
- a CDS encoding heptaprenylglyceryl phosphate synthase: MNLNISAWKHVFKLDPDRSLDESALERLCLSGTDAIMVGGSSGVTYDNTVDLMSRIRRFEVACVQEISTDEAVVPGFDLYFIPSVLNTEQGRWITGRHHQALKDYGALLDWSRVVPEGYVILNPDSTAARLTGAQELEEPEDLKAYARLADKLFRLPVFYVEYSGAFGNMEWVRQAKHVLEEARLFYGGGISSEEQARQAAEAAHTIVVGNIIYEDLERALSTVLK; the protein is encoded by the coding sequence GTGAATTTGAACATTTCCGCATGGAAGCATGTATTCAAGCTTGACCCCGACCGCAGCCTGGACGAGTCGGCTCTCGAGAGGCTTTGTCTGTCGGGCACCGATGCGATCATGGTCGGCGGTTCCTCAGGCGTTACCTATGACAATACGGTTGATTTGATGTCGCGCATCCGGCGCTTCGAGGTGGCGTGCGTGCAGGAAATTTCCACGGACGAAGCGGTCGTTCCGGGATTCGACCTTTACTTTATACCTTCCGTTCTCAATACGGAGCAGGGCCGATGGATTACCGGCCGCCATCACCAGGCTTTGAAGGATTACGGAGCTCTGCTCGACTGGAGCCGGGTGGTACCGGAAGGGTATGTGATCCTGAATCCCGATTCCACTGCCGCCCGGCTGACCGGAGCGCAGGAGCTGGAGGAACCAGAAGACCTCAAGGCCTACGCCCGCTTGGCGGACAAGCTGTTCCGTCTTCCGGTCTTTTATGTGGAATACAGCGGTGCGTTCGGGAACATGGAGTGGGTCCGTCAGGCTAAGCATGTGCTGGAGGAGGCCCGCCTCTTCTACGGCGGAGGCATTTCCAGTGAAGAACAGGCTAGGCAGGCGGCGGAAGCGGCCCATACGATTGTGGTCGGCAACATTATCTATGAAGATTTGGAACGGGCGCTGTCCACGGTTTTGAAATAA
- the pcrA gene encoding DNA helicase PcrA, whose protein sequence is MYPAVDIFQAVNKLNPQQKEAVEATDGPLLIMAGAGSGKTRVLTHRIAYLIATNKAAPWSILAITFTNKAAREMQERVEKLVGPSGRDIWVSTFHSMCVKILRRDISRIGFTSNFTILDSTDQLSVIRSCLKELNVDPKKFDPKAVQAAISGAKNELVTPERFEAQIGDYFQGIAAKVYTLYQKKLRSNNSLDFDDLIMTTIQLFTEVPEVLDFYQKKFQYIHVDEYQDTNRAQYMLCRMIADSHHRICVVGDSDQSIYRWRGADITNILNFEQDYPEATTILLEQNYRSTSNILGAANKVIGNNTGRKPKNLWSSKPEGPKIQVYQADSEHEEGYFIASQINKNRSAGKKYADHAILYRTNAQSRVIEEILIKSDIPYQIVGGIKFYDRKEIKDILGYLRLISNPDDDISLTRVVNVPKRGIGDTTMDRLGELAAQRGLSIFALLNDVHSLDITSRAKGALMQFHEMISNMNRMIDYLSVTELTEQVLEATKYREELLREGTLEAKSRVENIDEFLSVTMDFEKRNEDKSLISFLTDLALIADIDSMNKSEEEEVKDAIVLMTMHSAKGLEFPTVFIIGMEEGVFPHSRAFMDNEELEEERRLAYVGITRAEEALFLSCARMRTLFGRTNANAPSRFLAEIPDELKEDCSPSRFGSRPGFGSGAGSTSGYSRSITPPWGGSTAAPRAAAAPARAKPVAATVNTVLDYKVGDRVSHGKWGTGVVASVKGSGDDTELHIAFPAPVGVKRLLAKFAPITKE, encoded by the coding sequence ATGTACCCAGCAGTCGATATTTTTCAGGCGGTTAACAAGCTCAACCCCCAGCAGAAGGAGGCCGTGGAGGCGACGGACGGTCCGCTTCTTATTATGGCTGGAGCGGGCAGCGGCAAGACGCGGGTGCTGACGCACCGCATCGCATACTTGATCGCCACGAACAAAGCCGCTCCCTGGAGCATTCTCGCCATTACGTTTACCAATAAAGCCGCAAGAGAGATGCAGGAAAGGGTAGAGAAGCTCGTCGGCCCGTCCGGGCGCGACATCTGGGTTTCGACCTTCCACTCCATGTGCGTGAAGATCTTGCGCCGGGACATTTCCCGCATCGGGTTTACCTCGAATTTTACGATCCTCGATTCCACCGATCAGCTTTCCGTCATTCGCTCCTGCCTCAAGGAATTGAACGTCGACCCGAAGAAATTCGATCCGAAGGCGGTCCAGGCCGCCATCAGCGGAGCAAAGAACGAGCTGGTGACCCCGGAGCGTTTTGAAGCTCAGATCGGCGACTACTTCCAGGGCATTGCGGCCAAGGTGTACACGCTGTACCAGAAGAAGCTGAGAAGCAACAACTCGCTCGACTTCGACGACCTGATCATGACGACCATCCAGCTTTTCACGGAAGTGCCGGAGGTTCTCGACTTCTACCAGAAGAAGTTTCAGTACATTCACGTGGACGAGTACCAGGATACGAACCGGGCCCAATACATGCTCTGCCGGATGATCGCGGACAGCCATCACCGGATTTGCGTCGTGGGGGACAGCGACCAGTCCATCTACCGCTGGCGCGGGGCCGATATCACCAACATTCTGAACTTCGAGCAGGACTACCCCGAAGCCACAACCATTCTGCTGGAGCAGAATTACCGGTCCACTTCCAATATTCTGGGGGCGGCGAACAAGGTCATCGGCAACAACACGGGCCGCAAGCCGAAGAACCTGTGGTCGAGCAAGCCGGAGGGCCCGAAGATTCAAGTGTACCAGGCCGATTCGGAGCACGAGGAAGGCTACTTCATCGCTTCGCAAATTAATAAAAACCGGTCCGCCGGCAAAAAATATGCCGATCACGCTATCCTGTACCGGACCAACGCCCAATCCCGGGTAATCGAGGAAATTCTCATCAAATCCGATATCCCTTATCAGATCGTCGGGGGCATCAAGTTCTACGACCGCAAAGAGATCAAGGACATTCTCGGCTACCTGCGCCTCATCTCCAATCCGGATGATGACATCTCGCTGACCCGGGTGGTGAATGTGCCGAAGCGGGGCATCGGGGATACGACGATGGACCGGCTCGGCGAGCTGGCCGCCCAGCGGGGGCTGTCGATTTTTGCCCTGCTTAACGATGTTCATTCCCTAGATATCACCTCCCGCGCGAAGGGCGCGCTGATGCAGTTCCACGAGATGATTTCCAATATGAACCGTATGATCGATTACCTGTCGGTGACGGAGTTGACGGAGCAGGTGCTCGAAGCGACCAAATACCGTGAGGAGCTGCTGCGCGAAGGAACGCTTGAAGCTAAATCCCGGGTGGAGAACATCGACGAGTTTCTCTCCGTAACGATGGACTTCGAGAAGCGCAACGAGGACAAATCCCTTATTTCCTTCCTTACCGACCTTGCCCTCATTGCCGACATCGATTCCATGAACAAGTCGGAAGAGGAGGAAGTCAAGGATGCGATCGTGCTGATGACGATGCACAGCGCGAAGGGACTGGAGTTTCCGACCGTTTTCATCATCGGTATGGAGGAAGGCGTCTTTCCACACAGCCGGGCCTTCATGGACAACGAGGAGCTCGAAGAGGAGCGCCGGCTCGCTTATGTCGGCATTACGCGCGCGGAGGAAGCCCTCTTCCTGTCCTGTGCCCGTATGCGCACCTTGTTCGGGCGGACCAATGCGAACGCTCCGTCCCGGTTCCTGGCGGAAATTCCGGATGAACTGAAGGAAGACTGCTCGCCTTCCCGTTTCGGAAGCCGTCCCGGCTTCGGCTCGGGAGCGGGAAGCACCTCCGGCTACAGCCGCAGCATAACTCCTCCTTGGGGCGGCAGTACGGCGGCTCCGAGGGCGGCGGCAGCCCCCGCCAGGGCGAAGCCGGTCGCGGCTACGGTCAACACGGTGCTCGACTACAAAGTCGGCGACCGCGTCTCCCACGGAAAGTGGGGGACGGGCGTCGTCGCTTCCGTCAAAGGCAGCGGGGACGATACCGAGCTTCACATCGCCTTCCCGGCCCCGGTCGGCGTGAAGCGGCTGCTGGCTAAGTTTGCCCCGATTACGAAAGAGTAA
- the ligA gene encoding NAD-dependent DNA ligase LigA has product MKSLIAELNRHNYLYYTLDTPELTDKEYDKLYDRLLELERESGVILPSSPSKRVGGELLKGFAEHRHKARLWSLDKAQNKDDLMAWYNRAVKLVDQYNNNHPDDPLPPLSFVVELKFDGLTLNLTYDNGELVQASTRGSGVVGESILPQVRTIRSVPLSIPYSEGMIEVQGEGLMFLSVLEEYNRTAAEPLKNARNAAAGALRNLNPAVTATRKLDAFFYNVGYADHLQFTDHQEMVIFLKDNHFKVNPYIKFLHSIEEVAEEVERIAETRLQMDYLIDGSVVKITDMRTREVLGYTDKFPRWAVAYKFEAEEATTRLLSVVWNVGRTGKLTPLARVEPVELAGVTVQNCTLNNIGDIERKNLKFALGSEVYIRRSNDVIPEILGKVTDEQDGQEILYPETCPSCGSTLEQKGAHIFCPNKLGCRPQLIERITHFASRDAMDIDTFSIATAEQLYDSLGVNDPSGLYYLTFDQLITLERFGTKKAEKLLAAIEKSKTRDLSSFLFALGIPNTGKKTTSMLADHYRSLDRLMEATQEELVALPDIGGIVAESIVTFFGDPLMRESIKRMLDAGVTPQAEERHEVINTDSIFNGQTVVLTGTLHKMSRDDASKKLEALGAKVTGSVSKKTDIVVAGENAGSKLTKAQELGIRIIDNEDEFMKLLGEEPEEA; this is encoded by the coding sequence ATGAAGAGCCTGATTGCCGAGCTTAACCGGCATAATTACCTTTATTACACGCTGGACACCCCGGAGCTTACCGACAAGGAGTACGACAAGCTGTACGACCGTCTTCTTGAGCTCGAGCGGGAAAGCGGGGTCATTCTGCCGTCCTCTCCCAGCAAGCGGGTAGGAGGAGAGCTTCTCAAGGGCTTTGCCGAGCACCGGCACAAGGCCCGTCTCTGGAGTCTGGACAAAGCCCAGAACAAGGACGATCTGATGGCCTGGTACAACCGCGCCGTCAAGCTCGTGGACCAGTACAACAACAACCATCCGGACGATCCGCTGCCTCCTCTGTCCTTCGTCGTCGAGCTTAAGTTCGACGGCCTCACGCTCAACCTGACCTATGATAACGGGGAGCTTGTTCAAGCTTCCACGCGCGGAAGCGGGGTCGTGGGAGAGAGTATTCTCCCGCAGGTGCGCACCATCCGCTCCGTTCCTTTGAGCATTCCCTACTCCGAGGGGATGATAGAGGTTCAGGGAGAAGGACTGATGTTCCTCTCCGTTCTGGAGGAGTACAACCGTACCGCGGCCGAGCCCTTGAAAAATGCGCGCAATGCCGCTGCAGGAGCGCTGCGGAACCTCAACCCGGCCGTTACCGCCACGCGGAAGCTGGACGCCTTTTTCTATAATGTGGGCTACGCCGACCACCTTCAGTTCACCGATCACCAGGAGATGGTCATCTTCCTGAAGGACAACCATTTCAAGGTCAATCCTTACATCAAGTTCCTTCATTCTATAGAAGAAGTGGCCGAAGAGGTGGAGCGGATTGCCGAAACCCGGCTGCAGATGGATTACCTGATCGACGGAAGCGTCGTGAAGATCACCGACATGAGGACGAGGGAAGTGCTCGGCTACACGGATAAATTCCCCCGCTGGGCCGTAGCCTACAAGTTCGAGGCAGAGGAAGCGACGACCCGTCTGCTTTCCGTCGTGTGGAACGTGGGGCGTACCGGCAAGCTGACTCCTCTGGCCCGCGTTGAGCCGGTGGAGCTGGCCGGGGTGACGGTGCAGAACTGCACCTTGAACAACATCGGGGACATCGAACGCAAAAACCTCAAGTTCGCCCTCGGCAGCGAGGTTTACATCCGGCGGTCGAACGACGTCATTCCCGAGATTCTCGGCAAGGTGACCGACGAGCAGGACGGACAGGAAATCCTCTACCCGGAAACCTGTCCTTCGTGCGGATCGACACTTGAGCAGAAGGGCGCTCATATTTTCTGTCCGAACAAGCTGGGCTGCCGGCCTCAGCTCATTGAGCGCATTACCCATTTTGCCTCCCGGGACGCCATGGACATCGATACGTTCAGTATCGCCACCGCGGAGCAGCTGTACGACAGCCTGGGGGTCAACGACCCGTCCGGTCTATACTATTTAACGTTTGATCAATTGATCACCCTGGAGCGGTTCGGGACCAAGAAGGCCGAGAAGCTGCTCGCCGCCATAGAGAAAAGCAAAACGAGAGACCTCTCTTCCTTCCTCTTCGCCTTGGGAATTCCCAATACAGGGAAGAAGACCACTTCCATGCTGGCTGACCATTACCGGAGCCTGGACCGTCTAATGGAAGCGACCCAGGAGGAGCTGGTCGCCCTGCCGGACATCGGCGGGATCGTCGCGGAGAGCATCGTCACCTTCTTCGGCGACCCGCTTATGAGGGAGAGCATCAAGCGCATGCTCGATGCCGGGGTAACCCCTCAAGCGGAGGAGAGGCACGAAGTGATTAATACCGACAGCATCTTCAATGGCCAAACGGTCGTCCTCACCGGAACGCTGCACAAGATGAGCCGGGACGATGCTTCTAAGAAGCTAGAGGCACTAGGCGCCAAGGTCACCGGCAGCGTCTCCAAGAAGACCGACATCGTCGTAGCCGGGGAGAACGCGGGGAGCAAGCTGACCAAAGCCCAGGAGCTCGGCATCCGGATTATCGACAACGAGGACGAGTTCATGAAGCTGCTAGGGGAAGAGCCCGAAGAGGCTTAA
- a CDS encoding sigma factor G inhibitor Gin → MEQQTGGTCIICGETGREGIHIVTEFICVECEAEMVQTDVRDEKYPFFIHQMRQIWYKKNA, encoded by the coding sequence ATGGAGCAGCAAACCGGCGGAACGTGCATCATCTGCGGAGAAACGGGCAGGGAAGGCATCCATATTGTGACGGAGTTTATCTGCGTGGAATGCGAAGCGGAAATGGTTCAGACGGATGTGCGCGACGAGAAGTATCCTTTTTTCATTCATCAAATGAGGCAAATCTGGTACAAGAAGAACGCATGA